GCTCTCCGAACTGGTTGCAGGGGAAGTCGAGAATCTCGAGGCCGCGCCCGGAAAGCTCCTCGTAGAGCTTCTGGAGGTCGGCGTAGGTCGGGGTGAAGCCGCACTCGGTGGCGGTGTTGACCACGAGTAGGACCTTGCCCCTGTAGTCGGAGAGGCTGACGTCAGCCCCGGTGCGGTCCTTGACGGTGAAGTCGTAGATGGTGCTCATGAGGTCTCCTTCTGGTTGGAGGGTGACGCGCGTCGCGCGCCGTTGGGGCAGTTGTACCCCTTGTCCTGGGGACCCAACCAAGCGGGGCGCTGCGGCTCCGTGCGCTATGCTGTCCCCATGGCGGACTATCAGCACATAGCGCACGGGTTCGAGCCGGTGTTCGACGAGAGGAGCCGCGTGCTCGTGCTCGGGTCGTTCCCGTCGGTGCTCTCGCGTCAGAACGCGTTCTACTACGGCAACCCGCGGAATCGCTTCTGGCGGGTGATCTCGTCGCTCACGGGAGAGCCGGTGCCCAAGACTCGTGACGTGGCCTCCAAGCGGGCGCTGCTCGTGCGTCACGGCATCGCCCTGTGGGACGTGATCGAGAGCTGCGACGTGCGTGGTTCGAGCGACGCGTCGATAAG
This is a stretch of genomic DNA from Thermophilibacter immobilis. It encodes these proteins:
- a CDS encoding DNA-deoxyinosine glycosylase, which translates into the protein MADYQHIAHGFEPVFDERSRVLVLGSFPSVLSRQNAFYYGNPRNRFWRVISSLTGEPVPKTRDVASKRALLVRHGIALWDVIESCDVRGSSDASIRNVTPADVGRITSAARIGAVICNGSTAGGLYHRWLEGELGLVATVLPSTSPANASWSLARLTERWGEVLVPLIEKTGEAHD